GAGGTAAACACCCCCATGCGCTTGAGCAGGTGCTTACGCAGGGAGATCCCCACCCCGGGCTGGAACTCCCAGCGCGTCAGCGGCAGAAAATCGTAGAACAGCTGCTTGGCTTCCGTCCACTGCCCGGCCTGGGCATGATTGAACAGCTGCACCAGCAGTTCGGCATAGACAAAGCCGGTCATGATCCCCACCGCCCCCAACTGCAGCTCTTCCAAGGCATAGTTGCCACCCAGGGCACCAAACACTTTCAACGGCTCACCGACGGTTTTCTGCAGCGCCTGCATCTTCATTCCGGTTGGAGGATCTTCCAGCTTGATGTATTCGATGAATTCAGCCGTCTCGAACATTTTCGTGATCAGTTCCACCGACATAGTGATGCCGGTCACGGCCGGATAATCATGGATGATACATGGGATCCGGGCGGCCGCCGAAACCTGCTGATAATATTCCAGCAGCGGCTTGTCCTTCTGGATTCCGTGCGGCCCCAGCAACAGAGCATCGGCGCCCAGGTCACGGGCTTTCTGTGCTTGCAGCCTGGCCGGGTCGGTGGCCGGAGCCCGGGTGCCCACCACCAGGTGCATGTCGGAGGGCATCGTGCTACGAAACAGCTTGATGATCTCGGTGCGCTCAGCGTCGGTCATTTTGGGACCTTCGCCGAGCGCGCCCATAATCGCCAAGCCGTGCACTTTTTTCTCGGCCATGCAGGCCACCAGGCGTTCAATGCTGGCATAGTCGACCGAACCGTCATCGAGAAACGGGGTCGGGACAATCGGGTAGATTCCTTTGAGTTCCATAGAATAGACTTTCTCAGCTTGTTATTTAGTTTTCATCCGGAAACGACCCTTTTCCGCTGTGGTGGTGTCAAGCTGCGGGTTTTCTTGTGCGGCGTAAAGGACTACACCACCGCGTAACCCATTGATTTCATTGCTACAAAGAAAAATCGCTCGTTTCCAATCTGAAAACTTAGCCGTTACCCTGCGGAGTTTCCGGATGGCAACTATTTAGCGTAGACAACAGGATTCATTGGCAGAATATGGTGGGTTTATTGGTTATAACAGCCGTCTCAATTAACTCTATTGAGTTGGTGTCCTTGTAAAAATACCTGAACGTTGCCTATTACGGTATTCAGCACCTTGACCTTCCCTTGCCTGAGGGCCTCGGCCAAATCTTGTTCACTCATCAGAGGGCCCAGTGAAGTGTTAAGATTGACCTGTTCCGGACGCATCTGGTCGATGCGTCCGGAGACAAGCTGTTAATTACTGCTTCACCCAGGGGTTGGTTTCCCACAGATGGCGAAAATCATTCTGGTTGGCCTGGAGAGCTTTCAGGAAGTCTTCGGGTCCCAAATAACGCAGAGGCAGATTTGCCTCCTCGCATTTTTTCTGAAATTCCGGATCATTAATTGCTTTTTCCACGGCTTCTGCAAACTTTTTCACGATTTCATTAGGGGTGCCGGCAGGCATGGCAATCCCTCTTATCGATGCCATGATGATGTCAAATCCTTGCTCCTTGAAAGTCGGAGTGTCTGGAAAAAGAGCCGTTCTTTTTTCTGACATTTGGCCAAGAATTTTGACCTGTCCGGTCGAAACAAATTCCTTACCTTCGCTAACGTTGATGACACCGACATCGACGTGACCACCAAGCAGTGCCGTTCTTGAAGCACCAGCACCGTTGAAAGGAATATGTTTCATGGTAACACCAGCCGCCTGAGCAAAGAGTTCAGCCGCGATATGGTCGTCAGATCCGATTCCGGTTGTGCCATAGCTGACTTTGCCTTTTTTTTCCTTAACGTAAGCAACCAAGTCCTGCAGGTTATTCAGAGGACTGTCACTTTTGACCAAAAAGGAATCCGGATCATCCATCAACTGAGCCACGGGAATGAAAGATTCCAGCTTATAGCGGGTGTTTCTTTGCATTGGGATGGTGAGAACGTTGGGAGTATTAATGAATCCAACGGTATAGCCGTCAGGTTGTGCTTCAGCCAGTGCGGTAAACCCGATTTCTCCACCGGCCCCCGGTTTATTCAGAACAACAACAGACTGGCCAAGATACTTTTCGATATATATTGCTGCCATGCGTGCAGCAACATCGGTCGATCCCCCCGGGGAATAGGCAACAATCATGGTGATTGGCTGATCACTCGGCCAGGCGGCCTCTGCCTTAGGCGCCATCGGCAATGCAAAAGTCGCTATCAAGACCATCAGGAAAACGAACTTCATTGTTTTTTTCATCAATTTCCTCCTGTAAGTTGTGTTGATATTCACTGCTGCTGTCTGAGCTATCTCATCTGCTTCTTGAGCCACTTCGCTATTGATTCAGGGATTTCGACCTCCTTTTCTGACGACTTCTTATGATTGAAATTCCACAGAGTTTTCAGGTTTATGGCAGTTATTAGAAATCACCGCTGGCAAGTGCGGCTTCCTCGGTCCCGCCTGCTTTTCTCCTGCGGTAACTCCGATATACCGGAAAAATGAGGCTGATGGCGGTCAACAGTACCAGTACCGCGGATAATGGCTGGGTAAAAAGTTCAACCGGGGAATCAG
This genomic window from Pelobacter seleniigenes DSM 18267 contains:
- a CDS encoding tripartite tricarboxylate transporter substrate binding protein — protein: MKKTMKFVFLMVLIATFALPMAPKAEAAWPSDQPITMIVAYSPGGSTDVAARMAAIYIEKYLGQSVVVLNKPGAGGEIGFTALAEAQPDGYTVGFINTPNVLTIPMQRNTRYKLESFIPVAQLMDDPDSFLVKSDSPLNNLQDLVAYVKEKKGKVSYGTTGIGSDDHIAAELFAQAAGVTMKHIPFNGAGASRTALLGGHVDVGVINVSEGKEFVSTGQVKILGQMSEKRTALFPDTPTFKEQGFDIIMASIRGIAMPAGTPNEIVKKFAEAVEKAINDPEFQKKCEEANLPLRYLGPEDFLKALQANQNDFRHLWETNPWVKQ
- a CDS encoding dihydrodipicolinate synthase family protein; the protein is MELKGIYPIVPTPFLDDGSVDYASIERLVACMAEKKVHGLAIMGALGEGPKMTDAERTEIIKLFRSTMPSDMHLVVGTRAPATDPARLQAQKARDLGADALLLGPHGIQKDKPLLEYYQQVSAAARIPCIIHDYPAVTGITMSVELITKMFETAEFIEYIKLEDPPTGMKMQALQKTVGEPLKVFGALGGNYALEELQLGAVGIMTGFVYAELLVQLFNHAQAGQWTEAKQLFYDFLPLTRWEFQPGVGISLRKHLLKRMGVFTSTKVRHPGMDADAKTVEQMIQIVDYLNAKGYQLKV